In Moorena sp. SIOASIH, the following proteins share a genomic window:
- a CDS encoding SDR family NAD(P)-dependent oxidoreductase, protein MALITGGGIRVGRALVIALAKAGCDVFIHYGRSADAAAEVKAEAESLGVRAITYSANLADPVATDTIIPQAVETFGKIDILINSASIFPEEDLFAQTDVALWDKIFAINLRAPFQLSQGFAKQLPQNRNGKIININDAGIAKPDTNHFAYRITKRGLWDMTKIMALELAPRITVNGLALGQILEPPGDPDPQAFMENYARKFIPLKIPGNTKVVTDSALFLLEQDFLTGSTITLDGGQYI, encoded by the coding sequence GTGGCCCTTATAACTGGGGGGGGCATTCGGGTAGGACGTGCTCTTGTTATCGCTCTTGCTAAAGCTGGGTGCGATGTCTTTATTCATTACGGACGCTCTGCTGATGCAGCTGCTGAAGTCAAAGCCGAAGCAGAGTCCTTGGGAGTGCGAGCTATTACCTACTCCGCTAATCTCGCCGACCCCGTGGCCACAGACACTATTATCCCTCAAGCAGTTGAAACCTTTGGAAAAATCGACATCCTGATTAATAGCGCTTCTATCTTCCCAGAAGAAGATCTATTTGCCCAGACTGATGTCGCTCTGTGGGATAAAATTTTTGCCATTAACCTTCGTGCCCCCTTCCAACTCAGTCAAGGGTTTGCCAAGCAACTTCCCCAAAATAGGAATGGCAAAATTATTAATATTAACGATGCTGGTATTGCCAAGCCAGATACTAACCATTTTGCCTATCGAATTACCAAACGGGGATTGTGGGATATGACAAAAATTATGGCATTGGAATTAGCCCCCCGCATTACAGTAAATGGTTTAGCGCTGGGACAAATTCTCGAACCTCCAGGTGACCCAGACCCTCAAGCCTTTATGGAAAATTATGCCCGTAAGTTTATTCCATTAAAAATCCCTGGAAATACCAAAGTAGTGACGGACAGCGCCCTGTTTTTACTTGAACAAGATTTTCTAACGGGTAGCACGATTACGCTGGATGGTGGTCAATATATTTAG
- the folK gene encoding 2-amino-4-hydroxy-6-hydroxymethyldihydropteridine diphosphokinase, whose translation MVTTKLSLSAIALGSNLGDSRAILEAALRKLDQTLGVTVKLCSSWYKTAPVGPPQPDYLNGCALLEVELSPQKLLETLLRIEQEFGRVRQEHWGPRTLDLDLLLFDDLILQTPELQIPHPRMRQRAFVLVPLVEIAPDWVEPVSGQSIFQLVQKLDCSGVKLLSDTSLVGFPK comes from the coding sequence TTGGTAACCACAAAGCTTTCATTGAGCGCGATCGCTCTTGGCAGTAACCTGGGTGACTCTCGTGCCATCCTAGAAGCTGCCCTCAGAAAACTCGACCAAACCCTAGGCGTTACCGTAAAATTGTGCTCTAGTTGGTATAAAACTGCACCAGTTGGACCGCCACAACCTGATTATCTCAATGGTTGTGCCCTTTTGGAGGTGGAACTAAGTCCCCAGAAATTGCTAGAGACTCTGCTAAGAATTGAACAAGAGTTTGGTAGAGTCCGTCAGGAACATTGGGGACCACGAACCCTAGACCTAGATTTACTTTTATTTGATGATTTGATTCTACAGACACCTGAGCTCCAAATCCCTCACCCGCGTATGAGACAGAGAGCTTTTGTGCTAGTGCCCTTGGTAGAAATTGCTCCTGATTGGGTAGAACCAGTCTCGGGACAGAGTATTTTCCAACTGGTTCAAAAGCTAGACTGTTCTGGAGTTAAGTTGTTGTCTGATACTTCGCTAGTAGGTTTTCCCAAGTAA
- a CDS encoding transposase produces MLVLAYKAVVKKTQAKAIDEAIRTSQFVRNKVLRYWLDNPGVAKKKQHHVQYSIM; encoded by the coding sequence ATGTTAGTACTGGCATACAAGGCTGTAGTCAAAAAAACTCAAGCTAAAGCAATAGATGAAGCTATTCGGACATCTCAATTTGTGCGCAATAAAGTACTTAGATACTGGCTCGACAATCCCGGTGTTGCTAAGAAAAAGCAACACCACGTACAATACTCGATTATGTAG
- a CDS encoding ABC transporter permease — translation MKKNKAFVLAKLKLNHLLSIDIIAPVAVGILVLMVWDISVRVTSTPSYILPGPLLIIKVLIRDWNSLFQPLLITIKITVAAFITAAVSGLLIAMLMAQSKWIEKSLYPYAVVLQTMPIAAIAPLIIIWLRNNTFAALVICAWIVAFFPIISNTTFGLNSIDSNLSDLFRLYKASRWQTMLYLRLPSALPYFLAALRISGGLALIGAVVAEFVAGTGGANSGIAYQMLIAGYNLEIPRMFAALFMISSLGILIFVLLTTLSNLVLGQWHESSLRRDN, via the coding sequence ATGAAAAAAAATAAAGCATTCGTTCTGGCAAAGCTAAAACTGAACCATTTGCTATCTATCGATATTATAGCCCCTGTGGCAGTGGGAATCCTGGTGTTGATGGTGTGGGATATATCTGTTCGAGTGACTAGTACGCCCTCCTACATATTACCAGGTCCTTTGCTAATTATCAAGGTATTAATTAGGGACTGGAACAGTTTATTTCAGCCATTGCTGATCACCATAAAAATCACTGTAGCGGCCTTTATAACAGCAGCAGTTTCAGGCTTGCTAATTGCCATGTTAATGGCTCAGAGTAAGTGGATTGAAAAAAGCTTATATCCCTATGCAGTAGTTCTGCAAACAATGCCTATTGCTGCGATCGCGCCTTTAATTATTATTTGGCTGAGGAACAATACCTTCGCTGCTTTGGTAATTTGTGCTTGGATTGTAGCATTCTTCCCGATTATTTCTAATACGACGTTTGGTTTAAATAGTATCGATTCCAACTTAAGTGACCTGTTCCGGCTTTACAAAGCATCTCGCTGGCAGACAATGCTGTATCTGCGATTACCAAGTGCTTTACCCTATTTTTTAGCTGCATTACGTATTAGTGGTGGATTAGCCTTAATCGGAGCAGTAGTAGCTGAGTTTGTTGCCGGTACAGGCGGTGCTAATTCAGGAATTGCTTATCAAATGCTAATTGCTGGCTACAATCTCGAAATTCCCCGGATGTTTGCTGCTTTGTTTATGATTAGTAGTCTAGGTATCTTGATTTTTGTACTCTTGACCACCTTATCCAACTTGGTTCTGGGGCAATGGCATGAAAGTTCTCTCAGAAGAGATAATTGA
- a CDS encoding ABC transporter permease encodes MFVLLGSRQARRTKFELPKMLVWRDAKAIANQVRTIAEVTPEINNRQLITYRNRNSNSQVMRTTREFLSVRSFEVAKGRFISELDLKWNNRLVSD; translated from the coding sequence ATGTTTGTGCTGCTGGGGTCTCGCCAAGCTCGCCGGACTAAATTTGAGTTACCTAAGATGTTAGTTTGGAGAGACGCTAAAGCGATCGCTAACCAAGTCCGGACTATTGCTGAAGTGACTCCCGAAATTAACAATCGGCAGTTAATCACCTACCGCAACCGAAATAGTAATTCCCAGGTTATGAGAACTACTCGGGAGTTTCTTTCAGTTCGTAGCTTTGAGGTAGCCAAGGGGCGATTTATTTCGGAACTAGACCTGAAGTGGAACAATCGGTTGGTGAGCGATTGA
- a CDS encoding ABC transporter ATP-binding protein produces the protein MNQKPAISLTHVNKTFDNGTVALKDLNLNINKSEFISLVGPSGCGKSTLLRIIAGLSTMSSGNIEWSDRAHQKEIAFVFQEAALMPWATVMGNVRLPLKLARVSKKVADHAIKEALQLVGLESFAQSYPRQLSGGMKMRVSIARALVTSPKVLLMDEPFGALDDITRTKLNLELLDLWSKKHWTVVFVTHNIYEAVYLSNRVVVMAARPGRVVADITIDEPSPRNEQFRTSLVYTKYCQKVAEQLSKGMNYE, from the coding sequence ATGAACCAAAAACCAGCTATTTCTCTTACCCATGTCAACAAAACTTTTGACAATGGTACTGTAGCGCTAAAAGACCTAAATCTCAACATCAATAAGTCCGAATTCATCAGTCTGGTAGGACCATCGGGATGTGGTAAGAGTACCCTGCTACGCATCATTGCTGGACTAAGCACTATGAGTTCGGGAAACATAGAATGGAGCGATCGCGCCCACCAAAAGGAGATAGCTTTTGTCTTCCAAGAAGCAGCACTAATGCCTTGGGCAACGGTAATGGGAAATGTTCGTTTGCCTCTTAAATTGGCTAGGGTCTCTAAAAAAGTTGCTGATCATGCTATTAAAGAAGCGCTCCAATTAGTTGGACTGGAAAGTTTTGCCCAATCCTATCCCCGTCAACTATCCGGTGGCATGAAAATGCGAGTCTCTATTGCCAGAGCTCTTGTTACTTCTCCCAAGGTATTGCTGATGGATGAGCCCTTTGGAGCCTTGGATGATATCACTCGTACTAAGCTTAACCTGGAGTTACTTGATTTGTGGAGTAAAAAACACTGGACTGTGGTTTTTGTGACTCACAATATTTATGAAGCCGTATATCTATCCAATCGGGTGGTAGTAATGGCAGCTCGTCCAGGTCGAGTAGTGGCGGATATAACTATTGATGAACCATCACCACGTAACGAACAGTTTCGTACATCCTTAGTTTATACAAAATATTGTCAGAAGGTGGCTGAGCAGTTGTCAAAAGGGATGAATTATGAGTGA
- a CDS encoding NUDIX domain-containing protein → MPNKTTPNKTTIKPVSVQKQFPLTTVGALVVNPSRRVLIVKTTKWKGLWGVPGGKVEWGETLESALLREFREEVGLELTQVSFGLLQEAVLDSNFVREAHFIMVNYYAFSARETITPNEEIEEWVWVTPQQAMEYPLNTYTRVLIEDYLQRQLLGKTY, encoded by the coding sequence ATGCCAAATAAAACCACACCAAATAAAACCACAATCAAACCAGTATCCGTGCAGAAGCAGTTTCCCTTGACTACTGTAGGGGCACTTGTTGTCAATCCTAGTAGAAGAGTCTTAATTGTCAAAACTACTAAGTGGAAGGGTTTATGGGGTGTACCGGGAGGTAAAGTAGAATGGGGCGAAACGCTAGAATCGGCACTCCTAAGGGAGTTTCGAGAAGAAGTTGGTCTAGAGTTAACCCAAGTGAGCTTTGGGTTGTTACAAGAAGCGGTGCTAGACTCTAACTTTGTCCGAGAAGCCCATTTCATTATGGTCAACTACTATGCATTCTCTGCTAGGGAAACGATAACCCCCAACGAAGAAATTGAGGAATGGGTATGGGTTACTCCGCAACAGGCAATGGAGTATCCCCTCAATACCTATACTCGCGTGTTGATTGAGGATTATCTGCAAAGGCAATTACTTGGGAAAACCTACTAG
- a CDS encoding ABC transporter substrate-binding protein, whose amino-acid sequence MKEIYKIKRRQLLKLSSITLGSSVLAACNNQTSTPLTTEKKGKLDKIKFALGWKAEAEYGGFYQAVATGIYQNYDLDVTIQPTGPQSNPTQLLLGGVVDLSMGQAVDAIKAVQQGIPKMTVASIFQKGIRILLAHPGVGNDSLAQLKGKPIFVAPGAITTYWPLLKAKYGFTDDQKRPYNFNVSPFLVDKNSAQQGILTSEPYIIEKQGGFKPNILPLADAGYNPYSFTIETTKKLVETNPDLVQRFVDASIKGWYSYLENPEPANELIKKDNPEMSDDLIAYGLDKLQEYGIIISGDAEKLGIGAMTDERWESLFNELVTVGVLDAKTDYKQAYTLAFVNKGVNFYTKS is encoded by the coding sequence ATGAAAGAAATCTATAAAATTAAGCGTCGCCAATTACTTAAACTTAGCTCCATCACTCTTGGTAGTAGTGTTTTGGCAGCTTGTAATAATCAAACCTCTACACCATTAACTACAGAAAAAAAAGGTAAATTAGATAAAATAAAATTTGCTCTGGGCTGGAAAGCTGAAGCAGAGTACGGTGGTTTTTATCAGGCTGTTGCTACTGGCATTTATCAAAATTATGACCTAGATGTTACTATACAACCAACAGGTCCTCAGAGCAATCCTACCCAATTATTACTGGGAGGAGTAGTTGATTTAAGTATGGGACAGGCTGTTGATGCTATCAAAGCAGTGCAACAAGGTATTCCCAAAATGACTGTAGCAAGTATCTTCCAAAAAGGAATACGAATTCTCTTGGCTCATCCAGGGGTAGGCAATGACTCTCTAGCACAATTAAAAGGTAAACCGATTTTTGTTGCTCCTGGAGCCATCACAACCTATTGGCCCCTACTCAAGGCAAAATACGGTTTTACAGATGACCAGAAACGCCCCTATAACTTTAATGTTAGCCCTTTCTTAGTAGATAAAAATTCAGCCCAACAGGGAATTTTGACCTCTGAACCTTACATTATAGAAAAACAAGGAGGCTTTAAGCCCAATATATTACCCTTAGCAGATGCTGGTTACAATCCCTATAGTTTCACCATTGAAACCACGAAGAAACTCGTTGAAACTAACCCCGACCTGGTTCAGCGATTTGTTGATGCCTCAATCAAAGGATGGTATAGCTATCTAGAGAATCCCGAACCAGCCAATGAGCTGATCAAAAAAGATAATCCAGAGATGAGTGATGACCTAATTGCCTATGGTCTGGATAAGCTTCAAGAGTATGGTATTATCATCTCTGGTGATGCTGAAAAACTTGGCATTGGGGCAATGACCGATGAACGCTGGGAAAGTTTGTTCAATGAGTTAGTTACCGTTGGGGTACTTGATGCCAAGACTGATTACAAACAAGCCTACACCTTAGCATTTGTCAATAAAGGAGTAAATTTTTATACAAAAAGTTAG
- a CDS encoding glycosyltransferase family 2 protein, protein MPEKNKPLVSIIIPAYQAENTIAQAIKSLIAQTYSNWEVVIGSDDGVDYLSLLSRQGINDPRLKQAFTGGCGSGEGPARNTAVAISTGEVIANLDADDAYEPNRLAEMVPLAMTYGAAIDNTGVYNTDLIMYKCPFRDRTTLTFATADDILKPRVPFFPVFRRKFLGRGWTKVPFAADVMFNLELLSRVGKIAIHPQPLYQYYKRHNSITQSATAFETAELAYHKILALLDARELDLTEDIRSAAIEEFSQNLRLNRVFRQYMQSGRCQNLEEFLDMTENGHADWLKSELEMEQL, encoded by the coding sequence ATGCCTGAGAAAAATAAACCCCTAGTCAGCATTATCATTCCAGCATACCAAGCCGAAAATACAATCGCGCAAGCTATCAAAAGCCTTATAGCACAGACTTATTCAAACTGGGAGGTGGTGATTGGTTCGGACGATGGAGTAGACTACTTATCCTTACTATCTCGCCAAGGTATTAACGATCCGCGATTGAAACAAGCATTTACAGGGGGGTGTGGCAGTGGAGAAGGTCCCGCCCGCAACACGGCGGTAGCAATTTCTACTGGGGAGGTGATTGCCAACCTAGATGCTGATGATGCCTATGAACCAAACCGTCTAGCAGAAATGGTTCCTCTGGCCATGACCTATGGTGCTGCAATCGACAACACTGGCGTGTACAACACTGACCTAATTATGTACAAGTGTCCATTCCGCGATCGCACCACGCTTACCTTTGCTACGGCGGACGACATCCTCAAACCTCGTGTGCCTTTTTTCCCAGTTTTCCGCCGGAAATTTTTGGGTCGAGGTTGGACTAAAGTTCCCTTTGCTGCCGACGTTATGTTCAATCTTGAGCTGTTAAGCCGAGTTGGAAAGATAGCAATCCATCCTCAGCCCCTTTACCAATACTACAAGCGTCATAATTCTATCACGCAATCAGCGACAGCTTTTGAAACTGCCGAGCTAGCCTATCATAAAATTCTGGCACTGCTGGATGCTCGGGAACTTGATCTTACTGAAGATATCCGCAGCGCAGCCATAGAGGAGTTCTCCCAAAATCTACGCCTCAATCGTGTGTTCCGTCAGTATATGCAGTCGGGACGCTGCCAAAATCTTGAGGAATTTCTCGATATGACCGAGAACGGACATGCTGACTGGCTCAAGTCTGAATTGGAAATGGAACAATTGTAA